From one Bordetella genomosp. 9 genomic stretch:
- a CDS encoding DUF1254 domain-containing protein, whose amino-acid sequence MRTAPHSAKWRLAALACIFGVSGIASAQSPQPTLRMVSQTPVSAPAPLAPMTAQELHDTAVDAYVYAYPMVLMELTRRNTTNVASPADGKAPMNQFGHKTSFPDAGTPNARWPNTDTLYSSMWYDVSNGPLIVRVPDAGQRFYVLSLLDMWTDVFASRGTRTNGGGAQTFAIVGPYWNGTLPPGVDVVRSPTSMGWVVGHVQSMGQQDYPAVNQWQANIAVTPFVAPPPAPVAGRPAAPGSLTPMYPNRAGPQPIVPMPMPPAYTPTTQVPPSSAPPVEQVAAMDAATFFGVFADAVRNNPPHANDYPMLDRLRRIGLGTNAPMVFSQLDPAVQQALTQAAPEAGRRIADYVSHLGTGINGWNTVFGGIGTYGTNYLRRAAVAYAGLGAGLPEDILYPVTLIDSDGDMLTGDDDYVLHFDKGQLPPVNAFWSINLYGPNQTFVENQARRYAIRSTDKLHYNADGSLDIYIQRRAPSRDRQANWLPTPESGPFMLNMRLYWPRDIALDQQWAPPPVRD is encoded by the coding sequence ATGCGCACTGCCCCCCATTCCGCCAAATGGCGGCTGGCCGCCCTGGCCTGCATCTTCGGCGTCAGCGGCATCGCGTCCGCGCAGTCGCCCCAGCCCACCCTGCGGATGGTGTCGCAGACCCCCGTCAGCGCGCCGGCGCCGCTCGCGCCGATGACCGCGCAGGAGCTGCATGACACCGCTGTCGATGCCTACGTCTACGCCTATCCGATGGTGTTGATGGAGCTGACCCGCCGCAACACCACCAACGTGGCTTCGCCGGCGGATGGCAAGGCGCCCATGAACCAGTTCGGGCACAAGACATCGTTTCCCGACGCCGGCACGCCCAACGCGCGCTGGCCCAACACCGATACGCTGTACTCCAGCATGTGGTACGACGTCAGCAACGGCCCGCTGATCGTCCGGGTGCCGGACGCGGGCCAGCGTTTCTACGTTCTGTCCCTGCTTGATATGTGGACGGACGTCTTCGCCTCGCGGGGTACCCGCACCAACGGCGGCGGCGCGCAGACCTTCGCCATCGTCGGACCGTACTGGAACGGCACCTTGCCGCCGGGCGTCGACGTGGTGCGCAGCCCCACGTCGATGGGCTGGGTGGTCGGCCATGTGCAGTCCATGGGCCAGCAGGATTATCCGGCCGTCAACCAATGGCAGGCCAATATCGCGGTGACGCCCTTCGTGGCCCCGCCCCCGGCGCCGGTGGCGGGCCGCCCGGCGGCACCCGGATCGTTGACGCCCATGTACCCCAACCGCGCGGGTCCGCAGCCGATCGTGCCGATGCCCATGCCGCCGGCCTACACGCCGACCACCCAGGTGCCGCCCAGCTCCGCGCCGCCGGTGGAGCAGGTCGCCGCCATGGACGCCGCCACGTTCTTCGGCGTGTTCGCCGATGCCGTGCGCAACAATCCCCCGCACGCCAATGACTACCCCATGCTGGACCGCCTGCGCCGCATCGGCCTGGGCACCAACGCGCCGATGGTGTTCTCGCAGCTGGATCCCGCCGTGCAGCAGGCCCTGACCCAGGCTGCCCCGGAAGCCGGCCGCCGCATCGCCGACTACGTCAGTCACCTGGGGACGGGTATCAACGGCTGGAACACCGTGTTCGGCGGCATCGGCACCTACGGCACCAACTACCTGCGCCGCGCGGCGGTGGCCTACGCGGGGCTGGGTGCGGGCCTGCCGGAGGACATCCTGTATCCGGTGACGCTGATCGACTCCGACGGCGACATGCTGACCGGCGACGACGACTACGTGCTGCACTTCGACAAGGGGCAGTTGCCGCCTGTGAATGCGTTCTGGTCGATCAACCTGTACGGTCCCAACCAGACCTTCGTGGAGAACCAGGCCCGCCGTTACGCGATCCGCAGCACCGACAAGCTGCACTACAACGCGGACGGCTCGCTGGATATCTACATCCAGCGGCGCGCGCCCAGCCGCGACCGCCAGGCCAACTGGCTGCCGACGCCGGAGAGCGGTCCCTTCATGTTGAACATGCGCCTGTACTGGCCGCGCGACATCGCGTTGGACCAGCAATGGGCGCCGCCGCCGGTGCGTGACTGA
- the atpB gene encoding F0F1 ATP synthase subunit A produces MAAASGVSPQSEYIQHHLVHFNNIGEKQTAIANFGVINYDSLFWSILMGLVVVFFLWRAARRATTGVPGRFQMFVESLVDMVEEQAKSIVPNEVSRRFVSPLALTVFLWIVMMNALDLIPVDLLATVLRWTGWGAHHGDLLYYHRILPTADLNVPMGMSLGVLLLMFYYGLKIKHPGGFFKDLVSAPFHAHGFAAVLLFPFNLLLNIIEYAAKSVSLGMRLFGNMFAGELIFMLIALLGGAWTGLNGTSIGLGIGQLLAGSIWAIFHILIVLLQGFIFMMLTLVYIGQAHEGH; encoded by the coding sequence ATGGCTGCTGCCAGCGGCGTGTCGCCTCAGTCCGAATACATCCAGCACCATCTGGTGCACTTCAACAATATTGGCGAAAAGCAGACCGCGATCGCCAATTTCGGTGTCATCAACTACGACTCCCTGTTCTGGTCCATCCTGATGGGCCTGGTCGTGGTGTTCTTCCTGTGGCGCGCCGCCCGCCGCGCGACCACCGGGGTGCCTGGCCGTTTCCAGATGTTCGTGGAGTCGCTGGTCGACATGGTCGAAGAGCAGGCCAAGTCCATCGTCCCGAACGAGGTCTCGCGCCGCTTCGTCTCGCCGCTGGCGCTGACGGTGTTCCTGTGGATCGTGATGATGAACGCGCTCGACCTGATTCCGGTCGACCTGCTGGCCACGGTCCTGCGCTGGACCGGCTGGGGCGCCCATCACGGCGACCTGCTGTACTACCACCGCATCCTGCCCACCGCCGACCTGAACGTGCCCATGGGCATGTCGTTGGGCGTGCTGCTGCTGATGTTCTATTACGGGCTGAAGATCAAGCACCCGGGCGGCTTCTTCAAGGATCTGGTCAGCGCGCCGTTCCATGCGCATGGTTTTGCCGCCGTGCTGCTGTTCCCCTTCAACCTGCTGCTGAACATCATCGAATACGCCGCCAAGTCCGTATCGCTGGGCATGCGGTTGTTCGGCAACATGTTCGCCGGCGAACTGATTTTCATGCTGATCGCCCTGCTGGGCGGCGCATGGACGGGCCTGAACGGCACCAGCATCGGCTTGGGTATCGGCCAACTGCTGGCCGGCTCGATCTGGGCGATCTTCCACATCCTGATCGTGCTGCTGCAGGGCTTTATCTTCATGATGCTGACGCTGGTGTACATCGGCCAGGCTCACGAAGGACATTGA
- a CDS encoding enoyl-CoA hydratase → MSESLVLIETRGRVGLLTLNRPKALNALNDALMDELGQALLAFEQDATIGAIVITGSDKAFAAGADIGAMKDWSYVDVYGTDYITRNWETLKRIRKPVIAAVAGYALGGGCELAMMCDILVAADTAKFGQPEIKLGVIPGAGGTQRLPRAVGKAKAMDMVLTGRMMGAEEAERAGLVARVVPADKLLEETIEVATVIASMPLQAAMMAKECVNRAFEAPLNEGMLFERRSFHSLFGTPDQKEGMAAFVEKRKPNFHHR, encoded by the coding sequence ATGAGTGAATCGCTGGTTCTGATCGAGACGCGCGGCCGCGTCGGTTTATTGACGTTGAACCGGCCCAAGGCCCTGAACGCCTTGAACGATGCCTTGATGGATGAATTGGGCCAGGCGCTCCTGGCCTTCGAACAGGATGCCACGATAGGCGCCATCGTCATCACCGGCAGCGACAAGGCCTTTGCGGCGGGCGCGGATATCGGCGCGATGAAGGACTGGTCGTATGTGGACGTGTATGGCACCGACTACATCACGCGCAACTGGGAAACCCTGAAACGCATCCGCAAGCCGGTGATCGCCGCCGTGGCGGGTTATGCGCTGGGTGGCGGCTGCGAACTGGCCATGATGTGCGACATCCTGGTCGCCGCTGACACCGCCAAGTTCGGCCAGCCGGAAATCAAGCTGGGCGTCATTCCCGGCGCGGGCGGCACCCAGCGCCTGCCGCGGGCGGTAGGCAAGGCCAAGGCCATGGACATGGTGCTGACCGGCCGCATGATGGGCGCCGAAGAAGCCGAGCGCGCAGGCCTGGTGGCGCGCGTCGTCCCCGCGGACAAGCTGCTGGAAGAAACCATCGAGGTCGCCACCGTCATCGCTTCCATGCCGCTGCAGGCCGCCATGATGGCCAAGGAATGCGTGAACCGCGCCTTCGAAGCGCCGTTGAACGAGGGTATGCTGTTCGAACGCCGCTCCTTCCATTCCCTGTTCGGCACGCCGGACCAGAAAGAGGGTATGGCGGCCTTCGTGGAAAAGCGCAAGCCGAACTTCCACCACCGCTGA
- a CDS encoding ATP synthase subunit I: MTGSSEDGFETEPTRLVLSAEQQAALRARTSRGLGRAVLAQCVMAVLATAIAWGVAGTAAGISALVGAGAYLVPNTLFALRLLLDTHRPGQTNPFTFFLGEAFKLVATVLLLWLAVRLGGDRIVWPAMLVGLICTLKGYVLLLMFGKLS, translated from the coding sequence GTGACCGGGTCGTCCGAGGACGGGTTCGAAACTGAGCCGACCAGGCTGGTGCTCAGTGCGGAACAGCAGGCCGCGTTGCGTGCGAGAACAAGTCGAGGGCTGGGCAGGGCCGTGTTGGCGCAGTGCGTCATGGCGGTCTTGGCAACGGCCATCGCGTGGGGAGTAGCGGGGACGGCGGCGGGTATTTCGGCGCTGGTGGGGGCGGGGGCGTATCTAGTGCCAAACACTTTGTTTGCGCTACGGTTGCTGCTGGATACTCACCGGCCGGGCCAAACCAATCCGTTCACCTTCTTCCTGGGCGAAGCGTTCAAGCTTGTCGCAACGGTATTGCTGTTGTGGCTGGCGGTGCGCCTTGGGGGCGACAGGATAGTCTGGCCGGCCATGCTGGTCGGCCTGATCTGTACGCTGAAGGGGTACGTACTGCTCTTGATGTTCGGCAAGTTGTCGTAG